The DNA sequence ATCGAGTCACCACAAATCTCTCGAGTAAGCCAGGCAGTAAAGGTATTATTCTGCTCAGGAGTAATGTATTCATTGTCACTTTACGACTGATGACTTTGTCAGTAGCAAAATTAATCACCTCCTGCTGCTGACCTCAATGAATCTTGTCAAAGTGCtctcaaacaaaacaaagcttGGAGAAAGTTCCCGTGCTTTTATGCCATTAACCTCTCAGAATGAACTGTAACGGTTTATctgtgttctactactttttggCTCAGCGTTATGGAGACTGTCGGCTGAACCACAGTTCTGTTGAGTCTCGTTAATCTGTTGAGAGTCTAAGAATGTCCTCGAATATGTTTCGTCCTCATGATTTCATTTGATGCATTGCTGTGGCTTGACAATTAAGGGTCTGTTGGAAGAGCTCATTTTAAAATCTATAAACTCACCTTTGTGTGTTTTCTAGGTGCACAGCCCCAAAGCAGCTTGATCTCAGATGTTGCTGTCAATCATTCATCCAAACACGAATCATTGAAACATCTTGAATGTGAGCCAAAAGTGTAAACAACTATTCCTGCCATTCCtgttttaatatttaatgtGCTTAATCTCAAACGTAGAAATAAGATTCATGTggttttgcttgtttgtttaattGAAGTTTTAATTTTAGAattcattaatattattattattatcataggCAGTGTGGTTTTGAGTCTTCTGCTTGATGTATGAATGGCCACTGAAAACCAAATAGCACTTGAGAATATACTCATACCGATGTGTAAATATTTCACTACCGGATTGAACATCGATGACTTTCCTAACAGGCACCCTCCCAAGCGACGATGGGAGTGGACGACCAAAAGCACtcaagaggctaagtgccatgtGGTCTTCTTTCCGCAAAGGCAAAAGAGATCGTAAGTTTGACATTATATTTgattaaattatattttcaatagATCTGATTATGCCTGTATGGTAATGGCTCAGCCCAATTGAAGAACGGTGCCATTTTTTGACATGTTTTTGAAGGAGTGAAAGATCAAGATCCCCCAGAGCCACCAGGCCTAATAGGAGAAGACAAAGCAACCAGGCAACGACGTTTCGTCAGTGGGCAGTACTTTTTCGAGTACCTGGTGGTAGTCAGCCTCAAGAAGAGCAAGGATGGCAACTGCTATGAACCTCAGATCTCCTACCAGTTCCCTAAGGTTGGTTTGTACAGGATTGGATTaggacttttattttgaacatgACAACATTGGTGAGGGGGTAAACAATGGGACACATATATTGTTTTCCAtgtttcatattcaaaatgtaaTGGGAAGAAGTGTTGACTAGTGATGTGAATTTATAGgactttatcaaaacaacagcaTGAGCAAATCAATACTAAAGTTTCCTTATGGTATATAGAATGCGTATCggaaagaaacaaaacagacGGCTGGATATGGTGGGGCTCTGTCTCTCTCCTCCTAATCCAGAGTCCCCATTGGAAGACGGCCACACTCAATGCAATTGTGCGTGTGCTTTTGTGCATGTGCGTTCGTGCAGCGGGATGGAATGGCCAAATTTcaaaaggaggaagaagagcgaACACTCAAGGCCATCACGCTCTTCTGCTTCCCAGAGGGTATCAAATGGGCCCCTTTGACCGAATATCACAGGTACAAACAGTTCTGACAATCATTTGCTAACATTTAACTCTTTCAGTCATCGTCATGTTTATTTGCAGTGAGACCTTCTCCTTCGTCTTAACGGAAATTGACGGCAGCCGAAGAAACGGATACTGCAGGCGTCTATTGGTTAGCTTGTCGACCGTGTGAACAGGAAATAGTGGTAATGTCTCCTAAGCACTAAACTGTCCAACCTGCAGCCTGGTGGGAAGGGGGCTCGCCCGCCTGAGGCGTACTGCATCATCAGCAGCTTAGCTTGCTTTGGCCTGTTTTCAAAGGTGATTGAAACTAATGCGTATTCCAAATATACCTCCGTGTTCCGTTGCAAGTATCACTTCTGCACGGAACTCATAATGAAATGACAAATCCAGTCCAGTATCTGTGTACCCAATATCTACTTTGCCTCCTGACTTCTCTTTTTCTTTATGACCAGATTTTTGATGAGGTGGAGAAGAGACGGCAGATCTCCATGGCTATGATTTACCCATTCATGCAGAAATTGCGGGAGGCTCCATTCCCAGCTCCAGGAAACACTGTGGAGATTAAAAGCTTCATTCCTGAGTCGGGCACTGAGGTCAGAGCAATGCCACGCCACCGCTTAGCAGTTATCAGTAGTCGCTGGACTTTGATTATTGTCTTACGATTAAAAATCAATTCAAATCAAACAGTGAATATAAtgttacacacaaacacacacacacacacacacacatatatatatatatatatatatatatatatatatatatatatatattatttattttttttggggggggaggggttttttgttttgtttttaatatttttttttaataattgatcATTGAAACTGATTAAAAGTTTCCCCACCCTGAATGTGATTTACACCCTGTCcaactcaattaaaaaaaacaaatcagtaCAAGAGGGGAAGTAACATTAAACGACTgaaataatgtggttgcacaaatgTTCACGTCCTCTATGACTTGTGATGTGGCAATGTCTCATTTTAAACTTGTGTCAAATGGGAGTCAGCACTGACCTGCCATTTTACTAAAATGCTCCATATGCTGGAGGCACTTTCAAATTCTGACAAGGATGTAGCGACTCCAATTTCAATATTTGAACATGATTGGTTCAATGAAGAGGCTGCACACTTGTGCCATCAcgttattttttactttgcccAATGCTTTCATGTATTATCAATCGAGTTGTGCATCTTAAATTTCACATTTATGGTGGCTCGAGAAACATGTCACCAAATACTTTGACACCAAAGGAGAGGCCAAGCTGTTGTAGTGACTTCAGCGTACTCTTCCTTGAAGgtgggtgtgtttgtttttggacTTGTGTCTCAACCTGTCCTACATTGCTCAACTTACACCTCGGAACATGAAGCCAAGTACCATGTTTCAACAGCTCTCACTCGCTTCAGCTATTCAGTGATGCTTGCCAATGTCTGCGCTATAATTGCGCTATGTGTTGATCACATGATCAGAATAGAGAATTAACCCGCAACTGTCCTAAGAATAAACACAGTCATCGGAAACCTTCTTTCTATCATCACACGGCCGCTGTATGATAATAGAAAGTCATCGAAATGCCAACTGGGTGCTGACCCGTGTCAAACCGTGTTAGTGACAGTGTTAATCTTCTCAGATTATAAAACTGACGCGGCCGCTGGACTCCTGGCTGGAACACGTCAACTTTGAAGTGCTGTTCAGCTGCCTTACAGATGAGGAGGTGCTGCTGGTGTTTGCGGCCGCAGTCCTTGAGAGACGGATCGTTTTCATTGCGGAGGAGTTGGGGTAATGCGCACTCACCTTGTACTCAATTGTCAGTGTTCAAGTGATTTTGAATTAAacacccattttttttgttactgATATTGGAGAATTGAGATTGTGTGGCATCAGAGGGTAACCTAAAATGTCCAGTATTGCACTTTTCTCAATCCACCATCCATTAATTTCCTTATTGTTATTACGTGTAAACAGAATGACAACCTGCTTCTTTTCTTTGTTGCTCAATCAAAACAGTATAATTTCCTACATTGTTTCTATATATTTAGTCTGTCATTGAATTGATTATAAAATAGAAACTATAACCCCTATAGAATAGCATTCAAATGTTTCTTCTTGAGTCTTTTGTATAAAATTCAAAAAAGCCAAAGCTACCCTAAATTGTAAGAAATGCTAATGAGCTAAATTGTATATTTTTGTAATGGTTACTCTACCAGTATGTAGATAGTGCTTTAATACAAATATGTTTTGTGCAAAAATATTATCTTTTCAAATTgcgtgttttatttttcttcttttatgaCAAATGATACAGATGTCAAATTACAGTTATTTACTAGCATTCCTGACCACAACTACTTAGCGCTGTTGAAAATAAAACTGGTTGGTCTCCCAAGGCAAATATGTGATGGTGAGCTAATAAATGTAGTTTGAAAAATATGATTTCAATGCTGATGCATTTTCATTCATAGAGCGACTCCCTCATTTTAGCTACGTTTTATTTTTGAACTGATTCATATCAGAATAGTTTGTTTGCCTTGTTTGTATCACAGACAAACCAGAAAAACTAGTTTTGCTAGTTGTTCATCTGAAAAAGGCTTGTGGGGAAACATGAGGAACATTCATGAAAGCCACTcacaaaatattaatatttatatatttatatttgaatTCAAATCATAAATAGATACAACATCATTTTTCCTAACAATGTGGGTTGGTAACATATCTTTCTCGTCGTTTTTCCCGTCAGCACGTTATCCCAGGTCATTCATGCAGTGGCAGCCCTCCTTTATCCTTTTACCTGGCAGCACACCTTTATCTCCATAGTTCCGGAGATCCTAATCGATGTTGTGATGGCACCCACGCCATACCTGCTGGGAGTACAGAAACGGCTCCTTGATCTTGTCACTGACCAAAGCGACGTAAGTTA is a window from the Syngnathus scovelli strain Florida chromosome 2, RoL_Ssco_1.2, whole genome shotgun sequence genome containing:
- the dennd2da gene encoding DENN/MADD domain containing 2Da isoform X1, which produces MDTSRTQQGTGLTLPRNWRRRSFSLSSLSMKKRNTNIEEGAASRERGAWYFSSNREFSRRGAQPQSSLISDVAVNHSSKHESLKHLECTLPSDDGSGRPKALKRLSAMWSSFRKGKRDRVKDQDPPEPPGLIGEDKATRQRRFVSGQYFFEYLVVVSLKKSKDGNCYEPQISYQFPKRDGMAKFQKEEEERTLKAITLFCFPEGIKWAPLTEYHSETFSFVLTEIDGSRRNGYCRRLLPGGKGARPPEAYCIISSLACFGLFSKIFDEVEKRRQISMAMIYPFMQKLREAPFPAPGNTVEIKSFIPESGTEIIKLTRPLDSWLEHVNFEVLFSCLTDEEVLLVFAAAVLERRIVFIAEELGTLSQVIHAVAALLYPFTWQHTFISIVPEILIDVVMAPTPYLLGVQKRLLDLVTDQSDLLIVDLSENRKETFIVSIGDEHSILPPKLQSEIREALSQRKKGSCRSTALLNIIHHSFIITLLSSVSATEDLNRVVSEAFLLFFVKTVGHYMSYVKCSHTGGQSVFEKRSFYKAIDSKTTRHFVKKFIQTQMFDLFIQEVEQQQTGPQQGIFHKKIVEYQEKRKKEKSKKH
- the dennd2da gene encoding DENN/MADD domain containing 2Da isoform X3, whose protein sequence is MSETVKRRRAGRRLSDFKNRWSAQPQSSLISDVAVNHSSKHESLKHLECTLPSDDGSGRPKALKRLSAMWSSFRKGKRDRVKDQDPPEPPGLIGEDKATRQRRFVSGQYFFEYLVVVSLKKSKDGNCYEPQISYQFPKRDGMAKFQKEEEERTLKAITLFCFPEGIKWAPLTEYHSETFSFVLTEIDGSRRNGYCRRLLPGGKGARPPEAYCIISSLACFGLFSKIFDEVEKRRQISMAMIYPFMQKLREAPFPAPGNTVEIKSFIPESGTEIIKLTRPLDSWLEHVNFEVLFSCLTDEEVLLVFAAAVLERRIVFIAEELGTLSQVIHAVAALLYPFTWQHTFISIVPEILIDVVMAPTPYLLGVQKRLLDLVTDQSDLLIVDLSENRKETFIVSIGDEHSILPPKLQSEIREALSQRKKGSCRSTALLNIIHHSFIITLLSSVSATEDLNRVVSEAFLLFFVKTVGHYMSYVKCSHTGGQSVFEKRSFYKAIDSKTTRHFVKKFIQTQMFDLFIQEVEQQQTGPQQGIFHKKIVEYQEKRKKEKSKKH
- the dennd2da gene encoding DENN/MADD domain containing 2Da isoform X2 → MDTSRTQQGTGLTLPRNWRRRSFSLSSLSMKKRNTNIEEGAASRERGAWYFSSNREFSRRGAQPQSSLISDVAVNHSSKHESLKHLECTLPSDDGSGRPKALKRLSAMWSSFRKGKRDRVKDQDPPEPPGLIGEDKATRQRRFVSGQYFFEYLVVVSLKKSKDGNCYEPQISYQFPKRDGMAKFQKEEEERTLKAITLFCFPEGIKWAPLTEYHSETFSFVLTEIDGSRRNGYCRRLLPGGKGARPPEAYCIISSLACFGLFSKIFDEVEKRRQISMAMIYPFMQKLREAPFPAPGNTVEIKSFIPESGTEIIKLTRPLDSWLEHVNFEVLFSCLTDEEVLLVFAAAVLERRIVFIAEELGTLSQVIHAVAALLYPFTWQHTFISIVPEILIDVVMAPTPYLLGVQKRLLDLVTDQSDLLIVDLSENRKETFIVSIGDEHSILPPKLQSEIREALSQRKKGSSTEDLNRVVSEAFLLFFVKTVGHYMSYVKCSHTGGQSVFEKRSFYKAIDSKTTRHFVKKFIQTQMFDLFIQEVEQQQTGPQQGIFHKKIVEYQEKRKKEKSKKH